Proteins encoded within one genomic window of Bradyrhizobium sp. CB1717:
- a CDS encoding type II toxin-antitoxin system prevent-host-death family antitoxin, producing MVTTLTSREFNHDTSGAKKAASQGPVFITDRGRPAHVLLTIEDYLRLTGGHMSLAEALAQTGTDFDFDPPRIAGGIFKAADLD from the coding sequence ATGGTGACCACTCTCACCAGCCGAGAATTCAACCACGATACCAGCGGCGCAAAAAAAGCGGCTTCGCAGGGGCCTGTCTTTATTACCGATCGTGGCCGCCCGGCCCATGTCCTGCTGACGATCGAAGATTATTTGCGTCTGACTGGCGGGCACATGAGCCTGGCCGAAGCTTTGGCGCAGACGGGCACAGACTTTGATTTCGATCCGCCTCGCATTGCCGGCGGAATCTTCAAGGCCGCTGATCTCGACTGA
- a CDS encoding acyl-CoA thioesterase, translating to MSEQSNTGPSGDLCIRTLAMPADTNANGDIFGGWLLSQMDVGGGVFASKVAKSRTVTVAIEAMNFRKAVYVGDLVSVYANLVRVGRTSITVHLEAWALRRGEQHPFLVTDGNFTYVSIDEHGRPQAVRSSDTVIAT from the coding sequence ATGAGCGAGCAATCCAATACCGGACCGAGCGGCGATCTCTGCATCCGTACGCTGGCGATGCCGGCCGATACCAACGCGAACGGCGACATCTTCGGCGGCTGGCTGCTCAGCCAGATGGACGTCGGCGGCGGCGTGTTTGCATCGAAGGTCGCGAAGTCGCGCACGGTCACGGTTGCGATCGAGGCGATGAATTTTCGAAAAGCGGTCTATGTCGGCGATCTCGTCTCCGTCTACGCCAACCTCGTGCGTGTGGGGCGCACGTCCATCACCGTGCATCTGGAAGCGTGGGCGCTGCGCCGCGGCGAGCAGCATCCGTTCCTCGTCACCGACGGTAACTTCACCTACGTCTCGATCGACGAGCACGGCCGACCGCAGGCGGTTCGTTCGAGCGACACTGTCATCGCGACGTAA
- a CDS encoding nuclear transport factor 2 family protein — MTINRRDLALSTLAVSALALTTSALAASADEDAVAKKVEAFRLAQIAADPKALGALCWDDLSYSHSSGKVEDKATFITNATDGKSKFLSIEYKDPTIKVVGPAAIVRFHWLGEQEMAADGKKVSTNLHILMNWQKQGDEWKLLSRAATKL; from the coding sequence ATGACGATCAACCGACGCGATCTGGCTCTCTCGACTCTGGCGGTTTCCGCGCTCGCTCTCACCACATCGGCGCTGGCCGCGTCAGCGGACGAGGACGCCGTGGCGAAGAAGGTCGAGGCCTTCCGCCTCGCCCAGATCGCGGCCGACCCGAAGGCCCTCGGCGCGCTGTGCTGGGACGATCTGAGCTACAGCCATTCCAGCGGCAAGGTCGAAGACAAGGCGACCTTCATCACCAATGCCACCGACGGCAAATCGAAGTTCCTGTCGATCGAATACAAGGACCCGACCATCAAGGTCGTCGGCCCCGCCGCGATCGTCCGCTTCCACTGGCTGGGAGAACAGGAAATGGCGGCCGATGGGAAAAAAGTATCGACCAACCTTCACATCCTGATGAACTGGCAGAAGCAGGGCGACGAGTGGAAGCTCTTGTCGCGGGCAGCGACGAAGTTGTGA
- a CDS encoding HAD-IA family hydrolase, protein MIEARQGAMGKALLFDIDGTLADTDPLHLKAFNQVLGPHGHVFDHARFSRELQGFANVAIGERFLPDEAPERRAAILDEKEEVFRALVAGQIAPLPGLMALLDRADSAGIPMVAVTNAPRLNAELLLSGLGITHRFKALVIGAELSHGKPHPLPYQEGLRFVGARPETSIAFEDSRTGVQSAAAAGIPTVGIRTSLSHADLVGAGAVTSASAFDDPALLARLASAMTW, encoded by the coding sequence ATGATCGAGGCTAGACAGGGTGCGATGGGCAAGGCGTTGCTGTTCGACATCGACGGCACGCTCGCCGACACCGATCCGTTGCACCTGAAGGCTTTCAACCAGGTGCTCGGCCCGCACGGCCATGTCTTCGATCACGCACGCTTCTCCAGGGAGCTGCAAGGCTTCGCCAATGTCGCGATCGGTGAGCGCTTTCTGCCCGATGAGGCGCCCGAGCGGCGCGCCGCGATCCTCGACGAGAAGGAGGAAGTCTTCCGCGCGCTCGTGGCCGGCCAGATCGCGCCGCTGCCGGGCCTGATGGCGCTGCTCGACCGGGCCGACAGCGCCGGCATTCCCATGGTGGCCGTGACCAACGCGCCGCGTCTCAACGCCGAGCTGCTGCTCTCCGGTCTCGGCATCACGCATCGCTTCAAGGCGCTCGTGATTGGCGCCGAGCTGTCGCACGGCAAGCCGCATCCGCTGCCCTATCAGGAGGGGCTGCGTTTCGTCGGCGCGAGGCCGGAGACCTCGATCGCATTCGAAGATTCCCGCACCGGCGTGCAATCCGCTGCGGCGGCCGGCATTCCGACCGTCGGCATAAGGACCAGCCTCAGCCACGCCGATCTCGTTGGGGCAGGCGCGGTCACGTCCGCCAGCGCCTTCGACGATCCGGCGCTGCTCGCGCGTCTTGCGAGTGCCATGACTTGGTAA
- a CDS encoding acetyl-CoA C-acetyltransferase has protein sequence MARPVFIVDGSRTPFLKARSGPGPFTPVDLAVQCGRPLLARQPFSPDDFDQVILGCVNVIADEMNPARVAALRLGMGEDMVAFTVQINCGSGMQSIDTAYRYIREGHADMILAGGTEALSHAPLVWSNSGVRWFAGLATAKGVAAKLAAFKLRPRYLKPIIGLERGLTDPVTDLNMGQTAEVVGHLFGITRAQSDAYAAESHRRLAHAQAEGYLKGEVETAFSRDGKFFDHDDGVRPDSTAESLAKLRPVFERPWGQVTAGNSSQITDGASWVILASDAAVAKHKLEPKAVIVDSHWAALDPSIMGLGPVMSATPLLQRNDLTIKDVETWELNEAFATQVLGCLAAWNDEKFCREILGLDGAAGEIDRERLNVDGGAISLGHPVGTSGNRIVLHLVNAMKRLGTRRGVATECIGGGLGGAMLIEAV, from the coding sequence ATGGCACGACCGGTTTTCATCGTCGACGGCAGCCGGACGCCGTTTCTGAAGGCACGCTCGGGGCCGGGGCCGTTCACGCCGGTCGATCTTGCCGTGCAATGCGGTCGGCCGCTGCTGGCCCGCCAGCCGTTTTCGCCAGATGATTTCGACCAGGTCATCCTCGGCTGCGTCAACGTGATCGCGGACGAGATGAACCCGGCCCGCGTCGCCGCGCTCCGGCTCGGCATGGGCGAGGACATGGTTGCCTTCACCGTGCAGATCAATTGCGGCTCCGGCATGCAATCGATCGACACCGCCTACCGCTACATCCGCGAAGGCCATGCGGACATGATCCTGGCCGGCGGCACCGAGGCGCTGAGCCATGCGCCGCTGGTCTGGTCGAATTCCGGTGTGCGCTGGTTCGCAGGTCTCGCCACGGCCAAGGGCGTGGCGGCGAAGCTCGCCGCGTTCAAGCTGCGGCCGCGTTATCTCAAGCCGATCATCGGCCTCGAGCGCGGGCTGACCGATCCCGTCACCGACCTGAACATGGGGCAGACCGCCGAGGTCGTCGGCCATCTCTTCGGCATCACCCGCGCCCAGTCCGATGCCTACGCGGCCGAGAGCCACCGCCGGCTCGCGCACGCGCAGGCCGAGGGTTATCTGAAAGGCGAGGTCGAGACCGCGTTCTCCCGCGACGGCAAGTTCTTCGACCATGACGACGGTGTGCGGCCGGACTCGACGGCCGAGTCTCTCGCGAAACTGAGGCCCGTGTTCGAGCGCCCCTGGGGCCAGGTCACCGCCGGCAATTCCTCGCAGATCACCGACGGCGCCTCCTGGGTGATCCTTGCTTCCGATGCGGCTGTAGCCAAGCACAAGCTGGAGCCAAAGGCTGTCATCGTCGACAGCCATTGGGCTGCGCTAGATCCAAGCATCATGGGGCTTGGTCCCGTGATGTCGGCGACACCGCTGCTCCAGCGCAATGACCTCACCATCAAGGACGTCGAGACCTGGGAGCTGAACGAAGCCTTCGCCACCCAGGTGCTCGGCTGCCTCGCCGCGTGGAACGACGAAAAATTCTGCCGCGAGATTCTTGGGCTCGACGGTGCCGCCGGCGAGATCGATCGTGAAAGGCTCAATGTCGATGGCGGCGCGATCTCGCTCGGCCATCCCGTCGGCACCTCCGGCAACCGCATCGTGCTGCATCTCGTCAACGCGATGAAGCGGCTCGGCACGCGGCGCGGGGTTGCCACCGAATGCATCGGCGGCGGGCTCGGCGGCGCCATGCTGATCGAGGCGGTGTGA
- a CDS encoding DeoR/GlpR family DNA-binding transcription regulator — protein MTGLTHRQAEILNIARASGRVMVEELARRFEVSAQTIRKDLNDLCERRSLTRIHGGAIIASGVENLAYEARRFVAADEKKAIGAAAASLIPNGCSLFINIGTTTEEVASALTSHEDLLVITNNLNVAMLLYRHPRIEVVVAGGTVRRADGAVVGSTATQLIGQFKVDYAIIGASAIDEEGALLDFDYREVQVAQAIIANARSVMLVADSTKLRRSAPVRIAHITQIQTFVTDQELPERLATICHSKGIEVVEAMPKGADIDDPPADAQDAAPEAAPVVRLR, from the coding sequence GTGACCGGATTGACCCATCGCCAAGCCGAAATCCTCAACATCGCGCGCGCCTCCGGCCGCGTCATGGTCGAGGAGCTCGCGCGCCGGTTCGAGGTCTCGGCGCAGACCATCCGCAAGGATCTCAACGATCTCTGCGAGCGGAGATCGCTGACCCGCATCCATGGCGGTGCCATCATCGCCTCCGGCGTGGAGAACCTCGCCTATGAGGCGCGCCGCTTCGTCGCGGCCGACGAGAAGAAGGCGATCGGCGCTGCCGCCGCCTCGCTGATCCCGAACGGCTGCTCGCTCTTCATCAACATCGGCACCACGACCGAGGAGGTCGCGAGCGCGCTGACCTCGCATGAGGATCTGCTCGTCATCACCAACAACCTCAACGTCGCGATGCTGCTTTACCGCCATCCCCGCATCGAGGTGGTGGTCGCCGGCGGCACGGTGCGGCGCGCCGATGGCGCCGTGGTCGGCTCGACCGCGACGCAGCTGATCGGACAGTTCAAGGTCGACTACGCCATCATCGGCGCCTCGGCGATCGACGAGGAGGGCGCGCTGCTCGACTTCGACTATCGCGAGGTGCAGGTGGCGCAAGCCATCATCGCCAATGCCCGCAGCGTCATGCTGGTCGCGGATTCCACAAAGCTCCGCCGCAGCGCGCCGGTGCGCATCGCCCACATCACCCAGATCCAGACCTTCGTCACCGACCAGGAGCTGCCCGAGCGCCTCGCCACCATCTGCCACAGCAAGGGCATCGAGGTGGTCGAGGCGATGCCGAAGGGAGCGGACATCGATGATCCGCCGGCCGATGCCCAGGATGCAGCGCCGGAAGCCGCGCCGGTGGTGCGGCTGAGATAG
- a CDS encoding 3-hydroxyacyl-CoA dehydrogenase NAD-binding domain-containing protein codes for MDSKIMTALGDRVLTLGPQPAADGPYKHFKLTRDADGVAWLLFDRDGASANTLSSDVMEEFDAALAAIETERPAGLVIRSAKPSGFIAGADVNEFRGAADPEMVETRIRAAHAVVDHLEALKLPTVAVIHGFCLGGGLEVALACQARIAIDGARFGFPEVMLGLHPGLGGTARFTALVNPTQSMALMLTGRTIDARRAKSLGLVDTVTQERHVRGAVKDVLFGRLKRAKPGLLARAANLGPVRGLLAKRMRSEAAKAAPREHYPAPYALIDLWEAHGGSKAAMLKAEQASFAKLMVTPTAQNLIRVFFLREQMKKAAGSGNTVKHVHVIGAGAMGGDIAGWCAGQGLRVSLADMKAAPIAGAVKRAAELYGKIIRKPTDVRDALDRLIPDMDGEGVRNADLIIEAVPEKLELKQKVYAGLEPRMKPGAILATNTSSIPLQDLRTTLARPERLVGLHFFNPVSRLQLVEVVSHDGNDARVLKEALAFVGAIDRLPLAVKSSPGFLVNRALTPYMLEAMVMLDEKTDQRLIDAAAEQFGMPMGPIELADQVGLDICLDVGDMLRTKFGDLLPPTPAWLREKVAKGELGRKTGKGFYTWKDGKAEKAPLPETGPRVTDQMIDRLVLPMSNVCVAALREGIVDDADAVDGAMIFGTGYAPFRGGPLNYARTRGVENIVSTLRALAERFGERFAPDPGWDNFK; via the coding sequence ATGGATTCCAAGATCATGACCGCCCTCGGCGACCGCGTCCTGACGCTCGGGCCGCAGCCTGCGGCCGACGGTCCCTACAAGCACTTCAAGCTGACGCGCGATGCCGACGGCGTTGCCTGGCTGTTGTTCGACCGTGACGGCGCCAGCGCCAACACGCTCTCTTCGGACGTGATGGAGGAATTCGACGCCGCGCTCGCGGCGATCGAGACCGAGCGTCCCGCCGGCCTCGTGATCCGCTCGGCAAAACCATCCGGCTTCATCGCGGGAGCCGACGTCAACGAGTTTCGCGGAGCGGCCGATCCCGAGATGGTGGAAACGCGCATCCGCGCCGCGCATGCGGTGGTCGACCATCTGGAAGCACTAAAGCTGCCGACGGTCGCGGTCATCCACGGCTTCTGTCTCGGCGGCGGCCTCGAGGTCGCGCTGGCCTGTCAGGCACGCATCGCCATCGATGGCGCGCGCTTCGGCTTCCCGGAGGTGATGCTCGGCCTGCATCCCGGCCTCGGTGGCACCGCGCGCTTCACCGCGCTGGTCAATCCGACCCAGTCGATGGCCTTGATGCTGACCGGCCGCACCATCGATGCGCGCCGTGCCAAATCGCTCGGCCTCGTCGACACCGTGACGCAGGAGCGCCATGTCCGTGGTGCCGTGAAGGACGTGCTGTTCGGTCGCCTGAAGCGGGCCAAGCCCGGCCTGCTGGCGCGCGCGGCCAATCTCGGGCCGGTGCGCGGACTGCTGGCCAAACGGATGCGCTCGGAGGCGGCGAAAGCTGCCCCCCGCGAGCATTATCCCGCGCCTTACGCGCTGATCGATCTCTGGGAGGCTCATGGCGGTAGCAAGGCCGCGATGCTGAAGGCCGAGCAGGCCTCGTTCGCCAAGCTGATGGTGACGCCGACCGCGCAGAACCTGATCCGCGTCTTCTTCCTGCGCGAGCAGATGAAGAAGGCGGCGGGCTCCGGCAATACGGTGAAGCATGTCCACGTCATCGGCGCCGGTGCCATGGGCGGCGACATCGCGGGGTGGTGTGCGGGGCAGGGGCTGCGCGTCTCGCTCGCCGACATGAAGGCGGCGCCGATCGCGGGCGCGGTCAAGCGCGCGGCCGAGCTCTACGGCAAGATCATCCGCAAGCCCACCGACGTGCGCGACGCGCTCGATCGCCTGATCCCTGACATGGACGGCGAGGGCGTCCGCAACGCCGATCTCATCATCGAGGCGGTGCCGGAAAAGCTCGAGCTGAAGCAGAAGGTCTATGCCGGCCTCGAGCCGCGGATGAAGCCGGGCGCGATCCTCGCGACCAATACGTCGAGCATTCCGCTTCAGGATCTGCGCACCACGCTGGCGCGGCCGGAGCGGCTGGTCGGCCTGCATTTCTTCAATCCGGTCTCGCGGCTGCAACTGGTCGAGGTCGTCAGTCATGACGGCAACGACGCACGGGTGCTCAAGGAAGCGCTCGCCTTCGTCGGCGCGATCGACCGCCTGCCGCTCGCCGTGAAGAGCTCGCCCGGCTTCCTGGTCAACCGCGCGCTGACGCCGTACATGCTCGAAGCCATGGTGATGCTGGACGAGAAGACCGACCAGCGCCTGATCGACGCGGCGGCCGAGCAGTTCGGCATGCCGATGGGTCCGATCGAGCTTGCCGACCAGGTCGGCCTCGACATCTGCCTCGACGTCGGCGACATGCTGCGCACCAAGTTCGGTGATCTCTTGCCGCCGACGCCGGCCTGGCTGCGCGAGAAGGTGGCCAAGGGCGAGCTCGGCCGCAAGACCGGCAAGGGCTTCTACACCTGGAAGGACGGCAAGGCGGAGAAGGCGCCGTTGCCGGAGACCGGCCCGCGCGTCACCGACCAGATGATCGATCGCCTGGTGCTGCCGATGTCCAATGTCTGCGTCGCGGCGCTGCGCGAGGGCATCGTCGACGATGCGGATGCGGTCGACGGCGCCATGATCTTCGGCACGGGTTATGCACCATTCCGCGGTGGTCCGCTCAACTATGCGCGCACGCGCGGCGTGGAAAACATTGTATCCACCCTGCGTGCGCTGGCGGAGCGATTCGGCGAGCGCTTCGCGCCCGATCCGGGCTGGGACAATTTCAAGTGA
- a CDS encoding ABC transporter ATP-binding protein, with product MARIDLVDLAHSYGGNDAPQESFALKPVTMTWRQGGAYALLGPSGCGKTTLLNVISGIITPSRGKILFDGKDITPLSTQKRNIAQVFQFPVIYDTMTVGQNLAFPLKNRGVAKADIDRRVAEIGRLLDLEPYLNRKATRLTADAKQKISLGRGLVRNDVAAVLFDEPLTVIDPELKWQLRSKLKALHRELDLTMIYVTHDQTEALTFADTVVVMHDGRVVQSGTPAELFDKPAHTFVGYFIGSPGMNILPAEVRGREALIDGHIIALNRSYDTLPAGAKIEIGVRPEFVEVVAPAPGLLTARIERIDDLGRIRFARARLGDAKLAARAPAGFTSSDGTAGLKFDPSHVHVYADSLLVEGAA from the coding sequence ATGGCCCGCATTGACCTCGTCGATCTCGCCCATTCCTACGGCGGCAATGATGCGCCGCAGGAGAGCTTTGCGCTCAAGCCCGTCACCATGACCTGGCGGCAGGGCGGCGCCTATGCGCTGCTTGGCCCAAGCGGCTGCGGCAAGACCACGCTGCTCAACGTCATCTCCGGCATCATCACGCCCTCGCGCGGGAAAATCCTGTTTGACGGCAAGGACATCACACCGCTGTCAACCCAGAAGCGCAACATCGCCCAGGTGTTCCAGTTTCCGGTGATCTACGACACCATGACGGTGGGGCAGAACCTGGCGTTTCCGCTGAAGAACCGCGGCGTGGCGAAGGCCGACATCGACAGGCGCGTCGCCGAGATCGGCCGCCTGCTCGATCTCGAGCCCTATCTGAACCGCAAGGCGACGCGGCTCACGGCCGACGCCAAGCAGAAGATCTCGCTCGGCCGCGGCCTCGTGCGCAACGACGTCGCCGCCGTGCTGTTCGACGAACCGCTCACCGTGATCGATCCCGAGCTGAAATGGCAGCTTCGGTCCAAGCTGAAGGCGCTGCATCGCGAGCTCGATCTCACGATGATCTACGTCACCCACGACCAGACCGAGGCGCTGACCTTCGCCGACACCGTCGTCGTCATGCATGACGGCCGCGTGGTGCAGAGCGGCACGCCGGCCGAGCTGTTCGACAAGCCGGCGCATACGTTCGTCGGTTATTTCATCGGCTCGCCCGGCATGAACATCCTGCCGGCCGAAGTGAGGGGACGCGAGGCGCTGATCGACGGCCACATCATCGCGCTGAACCGCAGCTACGACACCCTGCCGGCCGGTGCCAAAATCGAGATCGGCGTGCGCCCCGAATTCGTCGAGGTGGTCGCACCCGCACCCGGCCTGCTCACCGCCAGGATCGAGCGCATCGACGATCTCGGCCGCATCCGTTTCGCGCGGGCGCGCCTCGGCGATGCCAAGCTCGCGGCGCGCGCGCCGGCGGGCTTCACGAGCTCAGATGGCACGGCCGGGCTGAAATTCGATCCTTCGCATGTGCACGTCTATGCCGACAGCCTTCTGGTGGAGGGAGCCGCCTGA
- a CDS encoding ABC transporter ATP-binding protein codes for MTVTLDHVTRTIDGIDHIRDVSLTLESGTLNVLLGPTLSGKTSIMRLLAGLDKPTTGRVLVGGKDVTGADVRQRSVAMVYQQFINYPSLTVYENIASPLRVQGKPREEIETRVAEAAKLLRLEPFLKRTPLQLSGGQQQRTAIARALVKGADLVLLDEPLANLDYKLREELRAELPRIFEASGAIFVYATTEPTEALLLGGNTVCMWEGKALQMGETANVYRRPQTLRVAQVFSDPPLNLVGIEKRNGHVAYAGGTASPASGLYASLADGAYRVGFRAHQLALANGEADRHAFHATVTVTEITGSESFVHLTRDGLNWVAVLHGVHEFEPGQTIDAVLDPNDVFVFDAADRLVAAPGT; via the coding sequence ATGACCGTGACACTCGATCACGTGACCCGGACCATCGACGGTATCGACCACATCCGCGACGTCTCGCTGACGCTCGAGAGCGGCACGCTCAACGTGCTGCTCGGGCCGACGCTGTCGGGCAAGACCTCGATCATGCGGCTGCTCGCCGGCCTCGACAAGCCGACCACGGGCAGGGTGCTGGTTGGCGGCAAGGACGTCACCGGCGCCGACGTGCGCCAGCGTTCGGTTGCGATGGTCTATCAGCAGTTCATCAACTACCCCTCGCTCACGGTCTACGAGAACATCGCTTCGCCTTTGCGCGTGCAAGGCAAGCCGCGCGAGGAGATCGAGACGCGCGTGGCAGAAGCCGCAAAGCTGCTGCGGCTCGAACCGTTCCTGAAGCGCACGCCGCTCCAGCTCTCCGGTGGCCAGCAACAGCGCACCGCGATCGCGCGCGCTCTGGTCAAGGGCGCCGATCTCGTGCTGCTCGACGAGCCGCTCGCCAATCTCGACTACAAGCTCCGCGAGGAGCTGCGCGCCGAGCTGCCGCGCATCTTCGAGGCTTCGGGCGCGATCTTCGTCTATGCCACCACCGAGCCGACCGAAGCGCTTTTGCTCGGCGGCAACACGGTGTGCATGTGGGAAGGCAAGGCGCTGCAGATGGGCGAGACCGCCAACGTCTACCGCCGGCCGCAGACCTTGCGCGTCGCGCAGGTCTTTTCCGATCCTCCGCTCAACCTCGTCGGCATCGAGAAGAGGAACGGACACGTTGCCTATGCCGGCGGCACGGCCTCGCCGGCCTCGGGACTCTATGCCTCGCTGGCGGACGGTGCCTATCGCGTCGGCTTTCGCGCGCATCAGCTCGCTCTTGCCAATGGCGAGGCCGATCGCCATGCCTTCCATGCCACTGTCACGGTGACCGAGATCACCGGTTCGGAGAGCTTCGTGCATTTGACCCGCGACGGATTGAACTGGGTGGCGGTGCTGCACGGCGTGCACGAGTTCGAGCCCGGCCAGACCATCGACGCGGTGCTCGATCCGAATGATGTGTTTGTGTTCGATGCGGCTGACCGCCTGGTCGCCGCTCCAGGCACTTAA
- a CDS encoding type II toxin-antitoxin system VapC family toxin: MFLLDTNVISELRRPDKAHRNVAPWANAIPAASFFISAISILEIEIGARLIARKDTAQGALLRNWIDNHILARFEHRILAIDTAVAQRCAQLHVPNPRAERDALIAATALVHGLTIVTRNVGDFESTGVPLLNPWDDT; this comes from the coding sequence ATGTTTCTGCTGGACACCAATGTTATCTCCGAACTGAGGCGACCAGATAAGGCTCATCGCAACGTCGCTCCCTGGGCCAATGCTATTCCTGCGGCGAGTTTCTTCATATCCGCTATCTCGATACTCGAAATTGAAATTGGCGCACGCCTGATCGCGCGCAAAGACACGGCGCAAGGTGCGCTTCTGCGTAATTGGATCGACAATCATATTCTGGCCCGTTTTGAACACCGAATTCTGGCCATCGACACGGCCGTGGCACAGCGTTGCGCGCAACTTCATGTTCCCAACCCGCGGGCCGAGCGCGACGCTCTCATTGCGGCAACCGCGCTTGTTCACGGCCTGACGATCGTTACGCGCAACGTCGGAGATTTCGAATCGACAGGTGTCCCCCTGCTCAATCCATGGGACGACACATAA
- the glpD gene encoding glycerol-3-phosphate dehydrogenase, protein MRLLERIFDLAIIGGGVNGCGIARDAVGRGNTVFLCEMNDLASGTSSWSTKLVHGGLRYLEYYEFRLVREALIEREILWGIAPHIIRPLRFVLPHHAGLRPAWLLRLGLFLYDHIGGRHLLPATRSVDLKRDEVGKPLIPNRYSRAFEYSDCFVDDARLVVLNARDAADKGAEIRTRTRATEIRQADGVWTVSMLNTLTGERSQVRAKALVNAGGPWVEDVLGRGAGVNAKAKVRLVQGSHIVVKKLYDHDRAYMFQNADGRIIFVIPYQDDFTLIGTTDRDYDGDPAKVKATAEEIEYLCKAASEYLAKPVTPEDVVWTYSGVRPLYDDGASEAKAATRDYVFELDTPGGSPLLSIYGGKITTYRRLAEEALERLSPYLRSAKAREGWTGKWPLPGGDMNVSDIDGLIVELQRGYPFLGHEHARRLARAYGTRAIKLLGDAKSAADLGQAFGATLTEREVRYLMANEWAVTAEDIVWRRSKLGLRLSADEIAALDDWIRAHAMPQSPLLEAGGRS, encoded by the coding sequence ATGCGTCTGTTGGAGCGTATTTTCGATCTCGCCATCATTGGAGGCGGTGTTAACGGCTGCGGCATCGCGCGTGACGCGGTGGGCCGGGGCAACACGGTTTTCCTGTGCGAAATGAACGATCTGGCGAGCGGGACGTCGTCCTGGTCGACCAAGCTGGTGCATGGCGGCCTGCGTTATCTCGAATATTACGAGTTTCGGCTGGTCCGCGAGGCGCTGATCGAGCGCGAGATTCTCTGGGGCATCGCGCCCCACATCATCCGCCCCCTGCGTTTCGTTCTGCCGCATCACGCAGGCCTCCGCCCCGCCTGGCTGCTGCGGCTCGGCCTCTTCCTTTATGATCACATCGGTGGCCGCCATCTGCTGCCCGCCACGCGCTCGGTCGATCTCAAGCGCGACGAGGTCGGCAAGCCGCTGATCCCGAATCGCTACAGCCGCGCCTTCGAATATTCGGACTGCTTCGTCGATGACGCCCGCCTCGTCGTGCTCAACGCGCGCGATGCCGCCGACAAGGGCGCCGAGATCCGCACCCGCACCCGCGCCACCGAGATCCGCCAGGCCGACGGCGTCTGGACCGTCAGCATGCTCAACACGCTGACCGGCGAGCGCTCGCAGGTCCGGGCGAAAGCGCTGGTCAATGCCGGCGGCCCTTGGGTCGAGGACGTGCTCGGCCGCGGCGCCGGCGTCAATGCGAAAGCCAAGGTCCGCCTGGTGCAGGGCTCGCACATCGTGGTCAAGAAGCTCTACGACCACGACCGCGCCTACATGTTCCAGAATGCCGACGGCCGCATCATCTTCGTGATCCCGTACCAGGACGATTTCACGCTGATCGGCACCACCGACCGCGACTATGACGGCGATCCCGCCAAGGTGAAGGCGACGGCTGAGGAGATCGAGTATCTCTGCAAGGCGGCCAGCGAATATCTGGCGAAGCCCGTGACGCCCGAGGACGTGGTCTGGACCTATTCCGGCGTGCGGCCGCTCTATGACGACGGCGCCAGCGAGGCCAAGGCCGCGACGCGCGACTACGTGTTCGAGCTCGACACGCCCGGCGGTTCTCCGCTGCTGTCGATCTATGGCGGCAAGATCACGACCTATCGCCGCCTCGCCGAGGAGGCGCTGGAGCGGCTTTCGCCCTATCTTCGCAGTGCGAAAGCACGCGAGGGCTGGACCGGCAAATGGCCGCTGCCCGGCGGCGACATGAACGTGTCTGATATCGACGGCCTGATCGTGGAGCTGCAGCGCGGCTATCCCTTCCTCGGCCATGAGCATGCGCGGCGCCTCGCGCGCGCCTACGGCACCCGCGCCATCAAGCTGCTCGGCGATGCGAAATCCGCCGCGGATCTCGGCCAGGCCTTTGGTGCGACCCTGACCGAGCGCGAGGTCCGCTACCTCATGGCCAACGAATGGGCCGTCACCGCAGAGGACATCGTCTGGCGCCGTTCCAAGCTCGGCCTGCGACTATCTGCCGATGAGATCGCGGCGCTTGACGACTGGATCAGGGCCCACGCTATGCCGCAAAGTCCCCTGCTGGAAGCGGGAGGACGCTCATGA